The DNA region TGGCTCAGCGGGTAAAGCTATTGCAAGCCAACGAAGACCATTTGAAGCAGCTGATAAAACATTTAAAGAAAAAGGTTTCTACTTCCTTTTCTCGAAATGCTGAGTTTTTTAAGAAGCATGCTGACGATGTTTTGATCGTTTCTGGAGGATTTAAAGAGTTTATTACGCCTGTTGTAAGCCAATACCATATAAAAAAAGAAAATATTTACGCCAATACCTTTGTAACTACCGGCGATGGAAATATTATTGATTACGACCATGCCAACCCACTAAGCGAAGAGGGTGGAAAGGTAAAGTTGCTGCAGCATTTAAAGTTGGAGGGCGAATTGTTTGGCATTGGTGATGGCTATTCGGATTTCCAGCTGCGGGAAAGTGGTTTGATCAACAAGTTTTTTGCTTTTACGGAGAATATCGCCCGCGAGAGCATTGTTGCCAAAGCCGATCATGTTACCCCAAGTTTTGATGAGTTTTTGTATGTGAACGATCTTCCGCGTGCAATTTCTTATCCAAAAAACAGAATCTTATGCCTTGTTATTGGCGACGTAGATCCGATGAGCATTGCCGTACTCAAATCTGACGGCCTATCTATCAGGCATAAAGCAACGTTCGAGGAGAAATACGTGAAGGACGTTGGAGTAATCCTTTTTGCTGATGGTGAAAAATTGGATAAGGAAAAGTTAAAGAACGCGGCCAAGTTGAAGACAATCGGCTATTTGGGCAATGCAAAAAATAAGATCGATCTTGAGCTTTGCACTAAGCAGGGAATCGTGGTTTTCGATGATCCTAAAAATAATCCCCGCAACATCGACTTTATTCCAAGGCGAGTAACGGATTTTATGAACACCGGAGCCACCTATTTGAGTAGCAACTTTCCGAATCTGCAACTGCCAAAAATTACAAAGTCGCACCGTTTGATCCATATTCACAGAAACGTTCCTGGCATAATGGCGCAAATAAATACGGTATTCGCACAGCATAACATCAACATTGTAGGTCAGTTTTTAATGACGAACGCACACATTGGTTATGCAATTACAGACATCAATGCAGAATACGACAAACAGCTGTTCAAATCGTTAAAAAAGATTGAGCATACCATCAAATTTAGGGTGCTGTACTAAAACGCGGCGCTGTCATTTTGAGTTTAAATATTTTCAGATGAATCTAAAATGATGTTCGTTTTAGAAGCGGACTCCTAAGAAAGGTCGTCATTTCGAGCGCAGCCGAGAAATCTCTACTAAAATTCAAAGATTTTCCTCCAAAGGAGCTCCTGTGGAGCACTTCGGTCGAAAGGACGGCTTCAATGGTTTTCGGCATGAATGATGTACCTATATGATGAATTCTTAGCGGCCTTGATTCGCCGGCGCAAAACCACTCACTTCAAAAACTGATGTCGCTTTAACAGCAAGTGCTTAGGACTTCCAATTTTTTGCGAGCGATAGATCCCGGTATGACCAGAAAATAGATATGCAGTAACACAGGCGAGTGCAATGTAAACGCCAGATGTATCGCCAAACAGCTCTATACCCATAAACACACAGGCCAGCGGCGTGTTTGCGGCCCCCGAGAAAACGGCGACAAAGCCCATTCCCGCGAGCAGGCCAACTGGCAATGGCATAAAAATACTTAAAAAACTGCCTAACGTGGCGCCGATAAAAAATAGCGGCGTTACTTCGCCGCCTTTAAAGCCGGCACCCAAAGTTAAAGCGGTTAAAAACAACTTCACCAAAAAAGTATAATAAGGCTCTTGCTGCGAAAATGATTCTGAAATAACGGGAATTCCCAAGCCGATAAATCGGGTGTTACCCAATAAATAAATAATCACAATGAGGATAAGCCCTCCTAAAACCGGCCGTAAAGGTGGGTATTTTATCTTGCCGAACAGCGTGGTTAAAAAATGGGTCAATGCAGAGAAACTTCTGGCCGCCAAGCCGAACGCGATGCCCGAAGCGAGCGCTAACAACAGGTTTAAGGTATTGAGATCCGGCACTTCGGCAATAACGTAATGCGTATGACCAACGCCCCAGGCTTTACAAGCATAATCGGCAATGACCGCTGAAATGAACGACGGCAAAATGGAGCTGTACATCAATGTACCCACCACAAAAACCTCAAGCCCGAAAACGGCCCCGGCCAGCGGCGTTCCAAATACGGAGGCAAAGCCAGCGCTGATGCCACAAATCAAGATTACTTTTCGATCTCTCGGCCTTAACTTGAAAATTTTTGTAAATTGATCGGCAAAGGCACCTCCGATTTGTACCGCTGTACCCTCTCTTCCCGCCGAGCCCCCAAATAAATGGGTAATAATGGTTCCGGCAAAAATCAGCGGCGCCATAATCAACGGAATAATCTTTTTTGGTGTGTGTAATTCTTCAATCAAAAGATTATTTCCCTTTACCACTTCCTTGCCCCAGTAATGAAAAGAAAGGCCGATAATTAATCCAGCCAATGGCAAAAGTGAGATGATCCAAAGATGGCTTTCGCGGTAATCGGTTGCCCAATTTAGCATCACTAAAAACAGGGCTGAAGCCGAGCCAACAGTTACACCAACCAGGGCCGAAAAAATGAGCCATTTTGCAGCATTTAAAAACACTAATCCGAAATCTTGCTTAATGAAGCGATTGATAGACAGAAGAAATCCTTCTGTTAAATTTTTAACAGGCATTGAATTCAATTTTAAATAAAAATCGTAGGAGTCATCAGCCTGTTTGGGCGGTTTTGGCGGTACCCCATCGCCATTGTTCCAAAAATATAGATTTTAGGCATTCCTACCAAAATCTTTATCACCTTTGTAATAATAAATCAAACTAATGGACTTCACACCAGAAATAAAGGACAAACTGAATCAACTGCAAGAGAAGTATACGGCTATGGGGCAAGACATGTCCTCCTATCTCGACGGCCTGCTTTATGCCGATTTTTTGACGTATTGGGATTATATCCATTTAGACACTTTGCTCAGCTTGCAAAGCCCCAAAACGCCATTCCCCGATGAGCAGATTTTTATTATGTATCATCAAATTACTGAGCTATACTTCAAACTTGCCTTACACGAGTGCCAGCAAATTTCAGCCCATGAAAACTTAACCGTGGCATTTTTTACGGCTCGAGTAAAAAGAATCAATGCTTATTTTAATGCCTTAACAACCTCATTCGAGGTAATGGTTGATGGCATGGAAAAAGAGCAGTTTCTAAAGTTTCGGATGTCTCTTTTGCCAGCAAGTGGGTTTCAATCGGGGCAATACCGGATGATTGAGATTTATGCCACAGATTTTATTCGCCTTGTTGATAAAAGTAAGCGGACCGCTTTAAGCACCGCAACCATAGAGGAACAGTTTGAGCACATTTACTGGAAATTTGGCGCTACAGAACTGGCATCGGGTAAGCAAACGTTAACTCTGAAGCAGTTTATCAAAAAATACGCAGCGCAATTTTTGCAGTTGGCAAAAGATAATATCTCGACCAATTTTGCTGCACTTTATCATCAACTGGCGGCCAACGGAGCCGATGTTTCTGCGCTTGCCGAAGAATTGCGTAAGCTCGATTTGTACGTCAATGTAGAATGGCCGCTTTCGCACTACAAATCGGCCGTTCGTTACTTAGAAAAAGACCCCGTCGACGTGGCCGCAACAGGCGGCACCAACTGGCAAAAGTACCTGCCTCCGCGTTTTCAAAAAAGAATTTTTTACCCTTTCTTATGGACAGATGACCAAATTGACGAATGGGGAAAAAGTTGGGTGCTTAGTGTGCTTAAAACACTCAAAAACAAAGAATAATATAACAAAAGCCTGTTAAATAAGTGCGCATTTTCGTTAACTTTGTCCGAAATAACCAATGATTGAATTAAAGAATGATAAAATGGTTGAATCTAGACGATGCAAATCAGTCATTCATTCAAATTCTCGCTTCAAAAATATAAAAGTATGACTGACACATTAGATATAAAAATTACCAAAGCTGCTCAAACACGTTTGACGGTTACAGATTTCTCTCAATTACCTTTCGGTAAAGTTTTTACCGACCACATGTTTACGGCCGACTTCGAAGATGGCGAATGGAAAAACCTGCAAATTCTTCCTTATGGTCCCATTCCGATGAGTCCGGCTATTTCGGCGCTTCATTATGGCCAGGCTATTTTTGAAGGGTTGAAAGCTTATCGCCAACCTGATGGTAAAATCAGTGTGTTTAGAGCTGATAAAAACTTCGAGCGTTTTAACAAATCTGCAGCAAGGATGTCTATGCCAACTATCCCTGAAGAATTATTTATGCAAGGTTTAGCGGCATTGATTAAGGCCGATGAGAAATGGGTGCCTAATCAAGAGGATTATGCATTATATATCCGTCCGGTGATGTTTGCAACCGACCCGTATTTAGGCGTAAAAGCATCAGATACTTACAAGTTTGCTTTATTGACAACACCAACGGGCCCGTATTACAGCTCGGCATTAAAAGTTAAAATTGAAACCGAGTTTACCCGTGCCGATGATGGCGGCGTAGGTTTTGCTAAAACTGCAGGTAACTATGCCCGGTCGTTATACCCTTTTGAGCAGGCTAAAAAAGAAGGCTTTGATCAATTAATCTGGACTGATTCTGCCAGCCATGAATATATTGAAGAAGCAGGAACGGCCAACTTAATTTTCGTAATTAATGGCAAGCTGGTAACGCCTTCGGTACGCAGCACAGTGCTAGATGGCGTAACGCGTGATACCATCATTAAACTTGCTAAAGAAGACGGAATCGAGGTAGAAGAACGCAGAGTTTCCGTCAAAGAAGTAATCGAAGGAATACAAAACGGAAGTTTAACCGAGGCCTTTGCAGCCGGAACAGCGGCAACCGTTACCCATGTTGGCGAAATTGGTTACGAGGGCGAAACCTATCAGTTAACAGATCCATCTACGCGTAACATTTCAAACGGAATAGCTAAAAAGCTAAATGACATCAGATATGGCTTAACCGCTGATGAATTTGGCTGGAATTGGATTTTATAAGTCCTTAAAAAACCTTAAAATATAAACGCCCCGTTACATTTTGTCACGGGGCGTTTTTGTTTCTAATCGTTAATGTCAATTATTAACACCAAGACGGGCTAATCGTTGTGCTAAAAGCCTCTTATGCTTTAATCTTTACGCTTTGGTCTTTGAACTTTACTCTCTGCGCTTTGGTCTTTCAGCTTTGAGCTTTGGTCTTTCAGCTTATTTCTCTAAAATCACTACACCTTTAGCCTCAAATGCCAGCTCCCTTTTGGGATCAGTAATTTTTGCAACTTCTTCGGGAGATCGCTTTGCATCTTCAGCATAATGGCGCAAGGTTTCTACAGAAATCGTCTGCTTTTTAGCAATACCATCCAGCACCACTGTTTTGCCAACAATGTCTTTAGGCATAAAAAAGGCATAATCTTTAAATGTAACCCGCATTGGGTCGCCATTTGGCATCGCCAGGGTCATCCAGCAACCTTTTTTCTTGCAAACATCTACCACCTTGCCCTCAATTTTCATATCCACAGTTTGCGAATCGCCCATGGCCGCCTCCATTTTTGATGCTGGCTTTACGTTGCCCGGCTTAACTTCCTCGCCAAACTTCTGTCCGGTGTAGGCAGTTTGGGCAAATCCAATAGTTGCGAATAAGCAAAAGGAAAAGCTTAAGATGATTTTTCTCATGGTGTTTTTACTATTAGTGTTACAGTTATTTATCTCAATCAAAGATATTTAAAATTTGTCTGAATAGTAAGTGCAAAAAAAATCCTCGTTAACTATCGCTAACGAGGAAAATCATCCCTATTGTTATAGATCACATCCCATGATGTACAACACTATATACTAGGCAAACCCTACGCCAAACTTTCTTAAATGGGATCGTGGTTCAGAATTAGCTAATAATCAATTTGTTATGTTCTTCATTTGTTCTATGCCAAATTGTGCTCAAATCATAACCGAGGAAAATCATCCCCAATGTGGGTAAAATTTTCCTTACACGCCCCAATTTGATTTGGGGTTTAATCACTATTATTCCTTTATAAGATCTTCCTGTTTTGCTGGGTATTCCCTTGTGATTACTTGTCATCGGATAACTTCGGGAGAGATCCTAATGCGCAATAAATTGGGCGCCGAGCATTAAGATTCCCGCCTGCGCGGGAATGACGGCGCAAAAAAAATGTCTCCACACTATAGGAGAAATCGGGACAGGTTGTCCATCGCAATCACGAAAACACTTCACTTTAACCTGTAACTATTTCTTTGCTTTTCCAAAACCTAATCTCTACCAATGACAGATTCTAAAATTTGGTCGTCTTTTCGACTGTAGCGTAGTCCCGAAATTTCGGGAGAGAAATCTTTTAAGCATCATTTTAAGCCGAGTTTAAAGATTTCACCTCCAAAGCATTGGTGATACTGATGCTTGATATGATAAGGCAAAAAAAATCCTCGTTAACTATCGCTAACGAGGAAAATCATCCCTATTGTTATAGATCACATCCCATGATGTACAACACTATATACTAGGCAAACCCTACGCCAAACTTGGTACTCCTTTGTTTAATGCTGCAACATGCTGTAAAACAGTAGTTTATTTTTTGTCTGCGCTGATGCCAAAATAATTCAACAACAAAAAGCGGGGAAAATAATCCTCAACACGGGGAATTTCTTCCTTAGCTTCCCCAAATTGTGCTATGTGCTTGTCGCTGGTCTAGCACCGCCTTGCTCTTGTCGCCATCGCCATTGGAGATACCGTAAGCGATATTTTATATTATTGAGCAGAAAGTGCAAGGAAGGTTGAAGTTGGTATTGTATGTTAATCATAAGATGGCTTAATAAATATCACCCTGAGCATTTCAAGTTTGGTTGTAGTTACCTACGACCGGCTGAATCCTGGTTAAGTAAACCAAATTGGTCTCGCTGAAAATAACGGCTAACTGAAGTTTCAAAACCCTATTGCAAAAAAAATCCTCGTTAACTATCGCTAACGAGGAAAATCATCCCTATTGTTATAGATCACATCCCATGATGTACAACATACTACATTAGGCAAATGTTAATCCAAAAATGTGATAGTGATAAAAATAGGTCGTATTTCGCTTATTAACAGGGTGTTGTAATGTTTTTAACATTCGTGCCAAAAATAATTTAGCTGTAGAACTGGGGAATTTAATCAGCGATATTTAAAATAACGTTGAGATAATTCCCCAGTTATGATGGAGACTTAGCCAAAAATCATTTCAAATACTTCTTCAATTTTACCAACGGCCTTAATCTCCAATTGGTATTTGGAGCTGTCGACTCCTTTTAAATTGTATTTCGAAATATAAATGGTTTCAAAGCCGAGTTTATCGGCCTCTGCTATGCGTTGCTCAATTCTGTTTACGGCCCTAATCTCTCCCGACAGCCCTACCTCGGCAGCAAAACAGTTTTTAGACGAAATCGGAATATCCTGCTGTGAGGAAATGATCGCAATTAACACCGCCAAATCGATCGCCGGGTCTTCAACCCTGATCCCTCCGGCAATGTTTAAGAACACATCTTGCGTGCTCAGCCTAAAGCCGCAGCGCTTTTCGAGCACGGCCAAAAGCATATTCATGCGTTTGGTATCAAAGCCTGTGGCCGATCTTTGCGGAGTGCCGTACGCTGCCGAGCTTACCAGTGCCTGTGTTTCAATCAACATTGGCCTGGCACCCTCCAGCATGGCCGAAATTGCAATGCCACTCAGTTCTTCATCGCGTTGCGAAAGTAAGATTTCAGACGGATTGGAAACTTCTCGTAAGCCGCTTCCCTGCATTTCGTAGATCCCAAGTTCGGCTGCGGCGCCAAAACGATTTTTAATGGAGCGCAAAATTCGGTAAACATGATGCCGATCACCTTCAAACTGTAAAACGGTATCGACCATGTGTTCCAATATTTTTGGCCCTGCAATAGCGCCGTCTTTCGTGATGTGGCCAATAAGGAAAACCGGCACACCCGTTTCTTTTGCAAACCTGAGCAGCTCGGCGGTACATTCCCTTACCTGTGAAACGCTTCCCGGTGTAGAGTCGATATGAGACGAATGGAGGGTTTGGATTGAGTCGACAACCACAACCTCGGGCGCCAAAATTTCTATTTGCTTGAAAATGTTCTGAGTAGATGTTTCGGTTAAGATATAACAGTCAGACACGCCGCTTTCCTTGATTCTTTCCGCTCGCATTTTAATTTGCTGCTCGCTTTCTTCGCCCGAAACATAAAGCAGTTTTTTACCTTGCAGGTTCAACGCCAATTGAAGCATCAGGGTCGATTTTCCAATCCCCGGCTCGCCGCCAATCAGCACGAGAGAGCCCTCCACCAAGCCGCCGCCCAAAACCCGGTCAAGCTCCTTATCGCCGGTTAATATTCTTCTTTCAACTGACGATTGAATCTCGTCTACCTTGCTCGGTTTATTTAGTTTTCTGGTACTTATATCGGTTTTCCAGGTCGGAACTGATGCAGGCGCTTTTTCAACTATTTCTTCTACAAATGTATTCCATTGTCCGCACGAAGGACATTTACCCAACCATTTTGCCGATTCGTAGCCGCAACTCTGACAGAAATATGCAGTTTTTGATTTTGCCAATTTTCGATTTTTTAGATCACGAATTTACCCTTTAATGGTGGCAAGTGATTTTATTTTTTTTAAACATCATCACGAACTGAAATAACTATAGCGCTGCACAATCAATTGATCTCTTTGGCCGTTACCTTGTTAATTCCCTGCAAATCGAATTTTATGGTGTTCCCCATCGATTGCATGGTGCCCATCAGCCCGATTCTTGTATGACTGTTTAAAATCAGCCCGGTTTTAATGTCGAGTTGCGCATCACCTGCATTGGTACCCGTTAAATCAGTTTCCAATTTGTTGCCCATGGTTTCAAAGCTGCCTTTCGAAATTAATGTTCCACTAATGTCCAGATAGGCAATGCCATCTTTCACATCTTTAAGGGTGTATTTGGTGATGGTTTCTATCGGCATGGTCATCTGCATTTTGGTATCAACCGTCCAACTTTCGCCAATTTTGACTAGCTTTCCGGGGTAAACCCTCAACGTCGATTCCATGGTTTGTTTCATGCCCTCGCTGTTGAACTGCTTACTTAGTGCCGCTTTTATGCTTTGCGTCATTGCCGAATCTGTTCCCATTTTTGAGGCCATATCGTTCAGCATCTTATCCACCCCGGTTATCGATTTTATTGAACCATCAGCAGCAATGGTCATATTAAACGAGGCGCCCTTTAATCCCCTGAAAGGGTTTGGTTTAGTGCTGTCCTGATCGTCGGAATCCATTGCCATTACATTTCCCATGGCCGACGATTTCATATAGATCCGGTTGTACACCACCTCGATATTTTTCTCCATGTTGTCGCCATTACGGATCGCAAAAGTATAATCGGTGCCAATATTCTGGTTGAGGTTGATTTTTTGACCTGCCACTTCCTGGTTTATAATTTGATCGGAGACCACCGAAAAGTCGTACTTTTTCCCTATCGGGAAATTTTGTTTCAAGGTGTACGTTTTTTGCGCAAGGGCGCTGAACGATAAGAATAGGATAGAAAGATTGACGATGAATACTTTTTTCATACAGTTTGTAGCGGTTTAATTTAGGAGTATAATTAGTTTTTAATTTGCAGGCTGTTGCGCAAAGATGCGGCTCAATTGGTGATACAGATCCGGATGTTTATTTTTAAGCATCTCCGGTTTTTCAAAAAAGTATTCTGAAACTACAGCAAAAAACTCAGCTTCGTTGGTAATCGCATAAGGATTGATGTCTGACTTGTTATCCTCGATCTTTTGCATCTCTTTGTGCATCATTTTAATCCACGGCCTTGTGTATTCGTGGCCAAGTAAATTTTCGGGAATGCCGTCGGTTGCGCCATCAGATTTATCGAGCAGGTGCACAAACTCATGTATCGCAGTGTTTTCCTTGCCGGCGTTTTTAGAGAAGCCATGCCTTAATGCAGATCGCGAGAGGATCATTTGGCCGTTCATGTAACCACCGCCAACCATGCCCGTTATATTTCGTTCGGCTCCGTCAAACTGAAAATCGTGATTAAACGTATCCGGATAAAGCAATACACTGGTTAGGTTTCTGTACTGCCAATCCGGAAACCCAAAGATTGGGATGACGGCGCTCGAGGCGATCAGCAATTCATCTAATGTGGTCATTTCCAATCCAACCGCCTCTATTTTTACCGTGCTGAAAAATGCAGCCACTTTTTTTTCAAAGCGCAACTTGTCGGTCGAATCAAGGTGATGATAAAAACCCACATAGTCGTTTAGTATCTGCAGGTCGGTTTCGGTAAGCGGTTCGATGGCCGGCTTTTTCTTCCGCAGAATAAAGTATAACAGGATGATGAAAATTGGAATAAGGTAGCCAAACGGTAGCGAGTTCATTCGTATAGTCGTTAATTGTGATTAGTTTTTGTTTGCTGTATATCGCCTCAGGTTTATACCGCCGATAACGATGCGACCCGTTTAGCATAATGAGCCTGTTAGCTTTCCAAAATTTCCAACTGATGAAGAACATCTTCTCGTGTTACCGGATAGGCGGCGTTGGTTAACAACGATTGGTAAACTGCATCAAACAAAGGCAGGTAACTGCCCACCTCCGATGGAATCAGCTCATCCGTCTTATTCCCGTCTGCATCTATTGTAGTCAGCAAACCTTCCGAACCTTCTGGCTCAATACCGAAACCGACGTCGGTTAATTTTTTGCCTGCCAGTAATTGCTCTTCCTGCGAATCGGTACGCTGTTTAATGAAACTTCCGGTAACGCCATGTAAAACAAACGCAGCCTGCGGATTTACAACCAACATGCTCGAGGTTACGAAAACATTTACGCTATCTGGGTAACTGAGCTGGATAGAAAAATAGTCGTCAACAAGCGTATCCTTTCTGTTTTTTCCTAAAATTTTATGAAAACTCAGCGGTTTTCCGAACAAACTGATTACCTGATCTAACAGGTGCGGTCCTAAATCGTAAAGCAAGCCACTGGCCTCAATCGCTTTCTCTTTAAATAACTTCGGACCGATTACATTCCGGTATCGATCGTAACGCAGGTGCATTTCATTTAGCTTGCCCAGCTTGCCACTGGCCAGTACCTTTTTTACCGAAGCGAAATCACTGTCCCAACGACGGTTTTGATAAAAGAAAATTTGCTTGCCCACCTCATCGGCAAGCTCGAAAAGCTGTTTAGCCTGTGCAGATGTTGCTGTAAAGGGCTTCTCAACCAGAATATGTTTACCCGCATTTAAAGCCGCTTTGGCATGCTCAAAATGGAGATTATTTGGCGTGTTAACCACAACCAATTCAATCTCGTTATCGTTTAGTAGCTCCTCAATACTGTTGTAACTGATCAAATCCGGATAATCGGCCGCTGCCTTTTTTTCGTTTCGCTCTACCACTGCTTTCAAGCTAAAGCCTGGGTGCGCATTTAAAAAAGGTGCATGAAAAACCTTTCCCGACATACCGAATGCGAGCAGGCCAGCTTTAAATATCTTGTTAGGGTTTGTATTCATAGGTTATAAATGTAGCCAAAAATATTTTTTGGTTGATGGCTAAAAACTTAAAAGATTTAAATTTTACTTTACACGGGTTAAGCTTTTGTTAAACGAACTACGGGGTGGCCTTTTTTAACGTTATCTTTGCAAAATGAAACCCTCGGAGATAAATACTAGGTGGAAAGCCCTGCAACAGCGAATTGCAACGGAATTTGATTCGGACCTACCCGATTTAAAGGTAATGCTTTTTTTAATCGGTGTTCAGGAGCTGGGCAAAGGACCAAAAAAATACAGCAAGCGGCAAAAGGAAGAGCTGATGCATATTGCCACCTGCAGGCTGTTGAGCGAGATGGACTTTTACGAACTGGAAGGTGTAGATCAGGATGGCTGGCCGCATTGGAAACTTGTTAAAGCTATTCCGCCGTACACCATGCTGGAGCAGGAAATGTTGATGAAATCGCTGGTGGTACGCTATTTTGAAGATATTTATTCCTGATGGCGGCACAATTGATGAGTTTGCGCTCAGATCTAAAATTTAACCAACAAAAAACCCCAACGCTTTTGCATTGGGGTGGGATATATAATGACCTCATAGGTAGAGGGAATTGATTGTTTATCCTTGTTTTTGTGCTGAAGATTTTAATTCATCACTCGCAACAATTACAATCTCTACACGACGGTTAGCTGCACGTCCTGCTTCAGTTTCATTATCAGCAATTGGCTCAGAGAAACCTTTACCAATGGTTACCAATCTTGATGAAGGCACACCTTGAGAAACGGCATAGGCTTTAACGGCTGCTGCTCGTCTTTCTGATAGGCCCTGGTTATAAGTTTCGGTTCCTTTACTATCTGTGTGACCGATAATTTTAATATCTGTATCTGGATATTGATTTAACGATGCAGCTAAGCTTTGTACGTTACTTTTTGCAGCATCTTTTAAAGCTGTTTTGTCGAAATCGAACAAAATACCGCTATCAAATTTTACAATAATACCTTCACCCTCACGGATCACTTCCGCATTAGGAATTGCTTTTTGGATTTCAGCTGCCTGTCTGTCCATCCTACGACCGATAAACGCACCAGCAGTACCACCAATTGCACCACCAATTAATGCACCCACAGCAGTGTTACCTGCTTTCTTTCCGATTAGTGCACCTACCACACCACCTGCAGCGGCACCAATACCAGCGCCTTTTTGTGTTTTAGTTAAACTATCACAACTTTGAAGTGCCATTGAACCTACTGCTAACCCTATACTTAATGTTGCTATTTTTACTTTTGAAATGCTCATAATAAT from Pedobacter endophyticus includes:
- a CDS encoding OmpA family protein; this encodes MSISKVKIATLSIGLAVGSMALQSCDSLTKTQKGAGIGAAAGGVVGALIGKKAGNTAVGALIGGAIGGTAGAFIGRRMDRQAAEIQKAIPNAEVIREGEGIIVKFDSGILFDFDKTALKDAAKSNVQSLAASLNQYPDTDIKIIGHTDSKGTETYNQGLSERRAAAVKAYAVSQGVPSSRLVTIGKGFSEPIADNETEAGRAANRRVEIVIVASDELKSSAQKQG
- a CDS encoding Gfo/Idh/MocA family oxidoreductase, translating into MNTNPNKIFKAGLLAFGMSGKVFHAPFLNAHPGFSLKAVVERNEKKAAADYPDLISYNSIEELLNDNEIELVVVNTPNNLHFEHAKAALNAGKHILVEKPFTATSAQAKQLFELADEVGKQIFFYQNRRWDSDFASVKKVLASGKLGKLNEMHLRYDRYRNVIGPKLFKEKAIEASGLLYDLGPHLLDQVISLFGKPLSFHKILGKNRKDTLVDDYFSIQLSYPDSVNVFVTSSMLVVNPQAAFVLHGVTGSFIKQRTDSQEEQLLAGKKLTDVGFGIEPEGSEGLLTTIDADGNKTDELIPSEVGSYLPLFDAVYQSLLTNAAYPVTREDVLHQLEILES